One stretch of Akkermansia massiliensis DNA includes these proteins:
- a CDS encoding ribonuclease D — protein sequence MISEKEELLEWRKRATAQPTGRVVLDLEADSLHRYQEKICLIQYADETGSCLIDPLSIEDMGPFYNWLKETEVWMHGADYDMSLFQNAWETLPAMIWDTQTAARLLGFRQFGLAALVEHFHGVALSKSSQKADWARRPLSPTMVTYALNDVNYMLDMADKLTAALREKGRMGWFEEICRHSMDRARERHLAGHQDPWRIQGCGKLNRKGLAALRELWTWRDAEAKAWDKPAFMVCSNADLIQWSLALQEQRTVTPPPRFHSHRRSRFMDALQKFYLLDEDDYPCRPRIQRRQHSDQFEANLARLCKLRDEKAEELGMEGSFLITRASLEAIAEDREKGVSTLLNWQKEALGF from the coding sequence ATGATTAGCGAGAAAGAGGAATTACTGGAATGGCGCAAGCGCGCCACCGCACAGCCCACGGGACGGGTAGTCCTGGACCTGGAGGCAGACAGCCTGCACCGCTATCAGGAAAAGATCTGCCTGATCCAGTACGCGGATGAAACGGGCTCCTGCCTGATCGACCCTCTCTCCATTGAAGACATGGGGCCGTTTTACAACTGGCTGAAGGAAACGGAAGTCTGGATGCACGGGGCGGATTATGACATGAGCCTCTTCCAGAACGCCTGGGAAACGCTGCCCGCCATGATCTGGGATACCCAGACGGCGGCGCGCCTGCTGGGCTTCCGCCAGTTCGGGCTGGCCGCCCTGGTGGAACATTTCCACGGCGTAGCCCTGAGCAAGTCCTCCCAAAAGGCGGACTGGGCGCGGCGCCCCCTTTCCCCGACCATGGTCACCTATGCCCTGAACGACGTGAATTACATGCTGGACATGGCGGACAAACTGACGGCCGCCCTCCGGGAAAAAGGACGCATGGGCTGGTTTGAAGAGATTTGCAGGCACTCCATGGACCGAGCCCGGGAACGCCATCTGGCCGGCCATCAGGACCCCTGGCGCATCCAGGGCTGCGGCAAGCTGAACAGGAAAGGGCTGGCCGCCCTCCGGGAACTGTGGACATGGCGCGATGCGGAGGCTAAAGCGTGGGACAAGCCCGCGTTCATGGTCTGCTCCAACGCGGACCTCATCCAGTGGAGCCTGGCCCTTCAGGAACAGCGCACCGTGACTCCTCCGCCCCGCTTCCACTCCCACAGGCGCAGCCGGTTCATGGACGCCCTCCAGAAATTTTACCTGCTGGATGAAGACGACTATCCCTGCCGCCCGCGCATCCAGCGCCGCCAGCATTCCGACCAGTTTGAGGCCAATCTGGCGCGCCTGTGCAAGCTCAGGGATGAAAAGGCTGAAGAACTGGGCATGGAAGGCTCCTTCCTGATTACCCGGGCCTCCCTGGAAGCCATTGCGGAAGACAGGGAAAAAGGCGTCTCCACCCTGCTGAACTGGCAGAAGGAAGCCCTGGGCTTTTAA
- a CDS encoding zinc ribbon domain-containing protein produces the protein MNHADLDQLLILQEKDVRISKLRKELASLPEQRTRLLRQMEAIKQKALAAKQEVASVEKSIRDVEAAVETKRAYVGKMKTLQSNTRKNEEYQMCIQEVEKTEAAIDALETSELELMERLEAAKTDMEQKIRRARDAQREMEETLARFDRTAETDKELLDHLNAERADLAAAVPEDSLGEYERMTKSKGVPVIVPMDEKGHCGGCHMVITDNARMKVLGGHETVYCDSCHRILH, from the coding sequence ATGAATCATGCCGATTTAGACCAGTTGCTGATCCTTCAGGAAAAGGACGTGCGGATCTCCAAACTCCGGAAGGAGCTGGCCTCTCTGCCGGAACAGAGAACGCGCCTCCTGCGCCAGATGGAGGCCATCAAGCAGAAGGCCCTGGCCGCCAAGCAGGAAGTCGCGAGCGTTGAGAAGAGCATACGGGACGTGGAAGCCGCCGTTGAAACCAAGCGCGCCTACGTCGGCAAGATGAAAACCCTCCAGTCCAACACCCGGAAAAACGAGGAATACCAGATGTGCATTCAGGAGGTGGAGAAGACGGAAGCCGCCATTGACGCCCTGGAAACCTCCGAGCTGGAGCTGATGGAACGTCTGGAAGCCGCGAAAACGGATATGGAGCAGAAAATCCGGCGCGCGCGGGACGCCCAGCGCGAGATGGAGGAAACGCTGGCCCGCTTTGACCGGACGGCGGAAACGGACAAGGAGCTTCTGGACCACTTGAATGCGGAACGCGCGGACCTGGCCGCCGCCGTTCCGGAGGATTCCCTGGGGGAATACGAACGGATGACCAAAAGCAAGGGAGTCCCGGTCATTGTGCCGATGGATGAAAAAGGCCACTGCGGCGGCTGCCACATGGTCATTACGGACAACGCCCGCATGAAGGTGCTGGGCGGCCACGAAACCGTTTACTGCGACAGCTGCCACCGCATCCTCCACTGA
- a CDS encoding carbohydrate porin, whose product MYRPLIILGLLGAFAAQGRQAGTEMLRPDQPEPPAHLLADINLLGGDYGDETAPIPNDSLTQALTGLHSKAHRAGLEFLVENAFSYNSIHHPAPDKPGTQLWYLLHAHANYRLIQAPSNRETWLKLELSGSTALTGKTWRGGNMNDAIGLTGDTHTDIFGERIFFLPEIALLQTFNRGKSAIVAGVVNQTNYFDTNSYANSSFGQFCASPFVNNQVIPMADSNLGVIFQHQFHEQWYAMLGGNFTSCPQNASPLKHTDGKNFNVLAELAWVHDSGAVKLTPFMARINELPDGEERKNLHTVAGIALNVEQQLGGSPWKAFCRAGWSDSTRDNFCGAAVQWSGGFVCSQPLQHLGVCEEGEANQFGIALAVTRPDDGSMAEGRSRSKKEVVMECHYNISVTPWFLIQPSLLWISNPAGRDDTGNASVFRLQTILTF is encoded by the coding sequence ATGTACCGTCCCCTCATCATCCTCGGCCTTCTGGGAGCCTTCGCCGCCCAGGGCAGACAGGCAGGAACCGAAATGCTCCGCCCGGACCAGCCGGAACCTCCGGCCCACCTGCTGGCGGACATCAATTTGCTGGGCGGGGATTACGGGGACGAAACGGCCCCCATCCCCAACGATTCCCTTACGCAGGCCCTGACCGGCCTCCACTCCAAAGCGCACCGCGCGGGACTGGAATTCCTGGTGGAAAACGCCTTTTCCTACAACTCCATCCACCACCCGGCTCCGGACAAGCCCGGCACCCAGCTCTGGTACCTGCTGCACGCCCACGCCAATTACCGCCTCATCCAGGCGCCCAGCAACCGGGAAACGTGGCTGAAACTGGAGCTTTCAGGCTCCACTGCGCTGACCGGAAAGACGTGGAGGGGCGGCAACATGAATGACGCCATCGGCCTGACGGGAGACACGCATACGGACATCTTCGGGGAAAGAATCTTCTTCCTGCCGGAAATAGCGCTCCTGCAAACCTTCAACCGGGGAAAAAGCGCCATCGTCGCGGGCGTGGTGAACCAGACGAATTATTTTGACACCAACAGCTACGCCAATTCCTCCTTCGGCCAGTTCTGCGCCTCCCCCTTCGTCAACAACCAGGTGATTCCCATGGCGGATTCCAACCTGGGCGTCATCTTCCAGCACCAGTTCCACGAACAGTGGTACGCCATGCTGGGCGGCAACTTCACCAGCTGCCCCCAGAACGCCTCCCCGCTGAAACACACGGACGGCAAGAATTTCAACGTCCTGGCGGAACTGGCGTGGGTGCATGATTCCGGGGCCGTCAAGCTCACCCCCTTCATGGCCCGCATCAACGAACTGCCGGACGGGGAGGAAAGGAAGAACCTCCACACCGTGGCCGGGATCGCCCTGAACGTGGAGCAGCAGCTTGGCGGCAGCCCGTGGAAGGCCTTCTGCCGCGCGGGCTGGAGCGATTCCACGCGGGACAACTTCTGCGGCGCCGCCGTCCAATGGTCCGGCGGCTTCGTTTGCAGCCAGCCTCTCCAGCACCTGGGCGTCTGCGAGGAGGGGGAAGCCAACCAGTTCGGCATTGCCCTGGCCGTGACCCGCCCGGACGACGGGAGCATGGCGGAAGGCCGTTCCAGAAGCAAAAAGGAAGTGGTGATGGAATGCCACTATAACATTTCCGTGACTCCCTGGTTCCTGATCCAGCCCTCCCTGCTGTGGATTTCCAACCCCGCGGGCCGGGACGACACCGGAAACGCCAGCGTCTTCCGGCTCCAAACCATCCTGACGTTTTAA
- a CDS encoding M16 family metallopeptidase encodes MKAFTITSILAAACLLPAHSLAEAAAENKTQAAAVQPAAGIPKQDPRLIKGKLPNGLTYFIRPNAEPKGRFSIRLRVNTGSLNETDDIQGISHFLEHMVFNGSTHFKRGEMIPAMQKEGLGLGGDANAYTAFDETVYMMDVPSMKESTVNLAFTIMRDFADGALLEESAIDAERGIITSEYKARDSAGYRVMKEVFSIMLDGTRIPDRYPIGTLEVIRTAPREKFVNYYQTHYVPSQMQLVIAGDITPEQGKAWVEKYFGSMKKDNYSFQTDRGALKTATETTAHWITNKEATSTEVSVNIARPYVKKPDTVANRNEDIPLNVAYAMLNRRLEKMAKNADCPFISAEGGRMDVMEAAQVDAIQTQADYKNWKPALTAIEQELRRAIEFGFNKEELAEARSNITAAAENAIKSWPTVKSEDVASAIAQSAAQDKVFTTPQEDWAISREVVENLTPEQCQAALKEAWTGAFPRVIVTSNKENAQGSAEIMKTYQDARASKVEPYQADSRKDFSYKFGEPGKVTARAEAADLGVTQLTLSNGVRVNLKPTEFDKDSINITFAVDGGELSRPEKASGLELFAGAVMNGGGLKDHSNDELAAIMAGKKVGVGFSMTDRSFLLSGNTSKEDLETQLQLQTAYLMYPGYRQDGVTLLRRAIPMLYNKLNHEVQGAMKMQVPAILYKNNPRFTFPAQEQLASYEVKDVQDWVDAPLKNNYMEVTVTGDFKTEDIIPLLERTVGAVPKRADAPAKLDEKLRHPAMADFNFSKDLTYDSSIDKTLVCLFWKTPGGEDKKLARRLNMLKAVFYDRVFKGLREDMGETYSPSTGLNISETYPDDGYIITLSSGVMRNKDAVRNAIARIADDLGKGNVTQEELDRARNPILNSMDRAQRDNGYWTSVLRDSQAKPERLAQQRESIPDVKAITVEEVNKLAKDIFGKGEHLNLNILPDHPAAEAPPAEKQADKPDATQAAVSTAAFCIHATAVKTIKKDSGKNDYAIIISEETAAMPEWKAVADKLAEKHGGSIVTVKDSMFAKLDTLKKMAPRFMAVVARPEEIDRVLVNDLHRLTRRLDDDPYGDCIWGIVTGYTPQDAMRIASETQPLVISRSMGTTNVDASRFTDSMSITDWQPFQYLEQHNSKGKVTPAFYVKGLKEQDRGDETTLGVTPKLVEYWELYAPQLFVTASHATQFNLEMPFGKGIIVSGNNRFHVLDKKQFKEFTTFLRGAIFNGKEDDLLSFLERIKAPEIEIKPVPAVWVAAGNCLVGDTKKTKNSMAVTALSHYGFNQLVGYTVPSWYGKGGWGTLGLLFSNHDASSLAEAWYLNNQFILDETMTRFPKLMNVNFNAPDINGIKDDPDFAKGMNSAGYGMGKDQMGLIHDRDTVAFYGDPAWTARLDESRAPSPWHIEWNDPADAAKGFTVTANKDAKARLGVWFPNRITAKKATVTIGETATPVEKAGLLTNDFLLLRELELKKGEKAVVEMK; translated from the coding sequence ATGAAGGCATTTACCATCACCTCCATTCTGGCTGCCGCGTGCCTACTCCCGGCCCATTCGCTGGCCGAAGCCGCAGCAGAAAACAAGACCCAGGCCGCCGCTGTCCAACCGGCGGCAGGCATTCCCAAGCAGGATCCCCGGCTTATCAAGGGAAAGCTCCCCAACGGGCTGACCTACTTCATCCGCCCGAACGCAGAGCCCAAGGGCCGGTTCAGCATCCGCCTGCGCGTCAATACGGGTTCCCTGAATGAAACGGACGACATCCAGGGCATCTCCCACTTCCTGGAACACATGGTTTTCAACGGAAGCACGCATTTCAAGCGCGGGGAAATGATTCCCGCCATGCAGAAGGAAGGCCTGGGCCTGGGCGGGGACGCGAACGCCTACACCGCCTTTGACGAAACCGTGTACATGATGGACGTGCCCAGCATGAAGGAGTCCACCGTGAACCTGGCCTTCACCATCATGAGGGATTTTGCGGACGGCGCCCTGCTGGAGGAAAGCGCCATTGACGCGGAACGCGGCATCATCACCAGTGAATACAAGGCGCGGGATTCCGCCGGCTACCGGGTCATGAAGGAGGTCTTCTCCATCATGCTTGACGGCACCAGGATTCCCGACCGCTACCCCATCGGCACGCTGGAAGTAATCCGTACCGCGCCGCGGGAAAAATTTGTAAACTACTATCAGACCCATTACGTCCCCAGCCAGATGCAGCTCGTCATCGCCGGAGACATCACGCCGGAACAGGGCAAGGCCTGGGTGGAAAAATACTTCGGCTCCATGAAGAAGGACAATTACTCCTTCCAGACGGACCGGGGCGCGCTCAAGACGGCCACGGAAACCACCGCCCACTGGATCACCAACAAGGAGGCCACCAGCACGGAAGTCAGCGTCAACATCGCCCGTCCCTACGTGAAGAAGCCGGACACGGTCGCCAACCGCAACGAGGACATTCCCCTCAACGTGGCTTACGCCATGCTGAACCGCCGTCTGGAAAAGATGGCGAAGAATGCGGACTGCCCCTTCATTTCCGCGGAAGGCGGACGCATGGACGTGATGGAAGCGGCGCAAGTGGACGCCATCCAGACCCAGGCGGACTACAAGAACTGGAAGCCGGCCCTGACCGCCATTGAACAGGAGCTGCGCCGGGCCATCGAATTCGGCTTCAACAAGGAGGAGCTGGCGGAAGCCCGCAGCAACATCACTGCCGCCGCGGAAAACGCCATCAAGTCCTGGCCCACCGTCAAGTCGGAAGACGTGGCCTCCGCCATCGCCCAGAGCGCCGCGCAGGACAAGGTCTTCACCACGCCGCAGGAAGACTGGGCCATCTCCAGGGAAGTCGTGGAAAACCTGACGCCCGAACAATGCCAGGCCGCTCTGAAGGAAGCCTGGACCGGAGCCTTCCCCCGCGTGATCGTCACCTCCAACAAGGAAAACGCCCAGGGAAGCGCTGAAATCATGAAGACGTACCAGGACGCCCGGGCCTCCAAGGTGGAGCCCTACCAGGCGGACAGCCGGAAGGACTTCTCCTACAAATTCGGGGAACCCGGCAAGGTGACGGCCCGCGCGGAAGCCGCTGACCTGGGAGTCACCCAGCTCACCCTTTCCAACGGCGTGCGCGTCAACCTGAAGCCCACGGAGTTCGACAAGGATTCCATCAACATCACCTTTGCCGTGGACGGCGGGGAACTGAGCAGGCCGGAAAAAGCCTCCGGGCTGGAACTCTTTGCGGGCGCCGTGATGAACGGCGGCGGCTTGAAGGACCACTCCAACGACGAACTGGCCGCCATCATGGCAGGCAAGAAAGTCGGCGTGGGCTTCTCCATGACGGACCGCTCCTTCCTGCTCTCCGGAAATACCAGCAAGGAAGACCTGGAAACGCAGCTCCAGCTCCAGACGGCCTACCTGATGTACCCCGGCTACCGCCAGGACGGCGTCACCCTGCTCCGCCGCGCCATCCCCATGCTTTACAACAAGCTGAACCATGAGGTTCAGGGAGCCATGAAGATGCAGGTGCCCGCCATCCTGTACAAGAACAATCCCCGCTTCACCTTCCCCGCGCAGGAACAACTGGCTTCCTATGAGGTCAAGGACGTGCAGGACTGGGTGGACGCCCCCCTGAAGAACAATTACATGGAAGTGACCGTCACGGGGGACTTCAAGACGGAAGACATCATTCCCCTGCTGGAACGCACCGTAGGCGCGGTGCCCAAACGTGCGGACGCCCCTGCGAAGCTGGATGAAAAACTGCGCCACCCTGCCATGGCGGACTTCAACTTCTCCAAGGACCTGACCTATGATTCCTCCATTGACAAGACGCTGGTCTGCCTCTTCTGGAAAACGCCCGGCGGAGAAGACAAGAAGCTGGCCCGCAGGCTGAACATGCTCAAGGCCGTCTTCTATGACCGCGTGTTCAAGGGCCTGCGCGAAGACATGGGGGAAACCTACTCCCCCTCCACCGGGCTCAACATCAGTGAAACCTACCCGGACGACGGCTACATCATCACCCTCAGCTCCGGCGTGATGCGCAACAAGGATGCCGTGCGGAATGCGATTGCCAGGATTGCGGACGACCTCGGCAAGGGGAACGTCACCCAGGAGGAACTGGACCGCGCCCGCAACCCCATTCTCAACTCCATGGACCGCGCCCAGCGCGACAACGGCTACTGGACCTCCGTGCTGAGGGATTCCCAGGCCAAACCGGAACGGCTGGCCCAGCAGAGGGAAAGCATTCCGGACGTGAAAGCCATCACCGTGGAAGAGGTCAACAAGCTTGCCAAAGACATCTTCGGCAAGGGAGAACATCTCAACCTGAACATCCTGCCGGACCATCCGGCCGCGGAAGCTCCGCCTGCTGAAAAGCAGGCGGACAAACCCGATGCCACCCAGGCCGCCGTCTCCACGGCGGCTTTTTGCATTCACGCCACTGCCGTGAAAACCATAAAAAAAGACTCCGGCAAGAATGACTACGCCATCATCATCTCCGAGGAAACCGCCGCCATGCCGGAATGGAAGGCCGTGGCGGACAAGCTGGCTGAAAAGCACGGAGGCTCCATCGTCACCGTGAAGGACTCCATGTTCGCCAAGCTGGACACGCTCAAGAAAATGGCTCCCCGCTTCATGGCCGTGGTCGCGCGACCGGAGGAAATAGACCGGGTGCTGGTCAATGACCTGCACCGCCTGACCCGCCGCCTGGACGACGACCCGTACGGGGACTGCATCTGGGGCATCGTCACGGGCTACACCCCGCAGGACGCCATGAGGATAGCCTCTGAAACGCAGCCGCTCGTGATCAGCCGCTCCATGGGAACCACCAACGTGGACGCCTCCCGTTTCACCGACAGCATGAGCATCACGGACTGGCAGCCCTTCCAGTACCTGGAACAGCACAATTCCAAGGGCAAGGTAACGCCCGCTTTTTACGTGAAGGGCCTGAAGGAACAGGACCGCGGGGATGAAACCACGCTGGGCGTGACGCCCAAGCTCGTGGAATACTGGGAACTTTACGCTCCCCAGCTCTTCGTCACGGCCTCCCACGCCACCCAGTTCAATCTGGAAATGCCTTTCGGCAAGGGGATCATCGTCTCCGGCAACAACCGGTTCCACGTGCTGGACAAAAAGCAGTTCAAGGAATTCACCACCTTCCTGCGCGGCGCGATCTTCAACGGGAAGGAGGACGACCTGCTCTCCTTCCTTGAGAGAATCAAGGCTCCGGAGATTGAAATCAAGCCGGTTCCCGCCGTCTGGGTAGCCGCGGGGAACTGCCTGGTAGGGGATACTAAAAAAACGAAGAATTCCATGGCCGTCACCGCCCTGAGCCACTACGGCTTCAACCAGCTGGTGGGCTACACCGTCCCCTCCTGGTACGGCAAGGGCGGCTGGGGAACGCTGGGACTCCTGTTCAGCAACCATGACGCCTCCAGCCTGGCGGAAGCCTGGTACCTGAACAACCAGTTCATTCTGGACGAAACCATGACCCGCTTCCCCAAGCTCATGAACGTCAACTTTAACGCGCCGGACATCAACGGCATCAAGGACGACCCGGACTTTGCCAAGGGCATGAACTCCGCCGGCTACGGCATGGGCAAGGACCAGATGGGCCTCATCCATGACCGGGATACCGTGGCTTTTTACGGGGATCCCGCCTGGACGGCGCGCCTGGACGAATCCCGCGCTCCGTCCCCGTGGCATATTGAGTGGAACGACCCCGCGGACGCCGCCAAGGGCTTCACCGTCACGGCCAACAAGGACGCCAAGGCGCGCCTGGGCGTCTGGTTCCCCAACAGGATCACCGCCAAAAAGGCCACCGTCACCATTGGAGAAACCGCCACTCCCGTGGAGAAGGCCGGCCTGCTGACCAACGACTTCCTCCTGCTCCGGGAACTGGAGCTCAAGAAGGGGGAAAAAGCCGTGGTGGAAATGAAATAG
- the lpxK gene encoding tetraacyldisaccharide 4'-kinase, whose product MKSRSEEFEEWGTEVIFGRAKGFRASMMRMVLRGASWLFRLVVLARLYLFHSSIAKQARLGTLVVSVGNITVGGTGKTPVVELLARTLTQRGRKVAILTRGYKSADLDKPQEWKDKDGRQPENLPKIASDGETRYLGPLHSGDEPFMLAKNLDGVAVLVDKNRIKSGIFAIEHLGCDTLLLDDGMQYLKLAHELDIVLVDCGAPFGTGAMLPRGTLREPRGSLARASYIVLTKCGGKPQDDLIAAIRKYNPVADIIVSDHGPRYLENVFTGERLPLEALQGKWVACLSGIARPESFEDSLRSLGAHVEICRRFPDHHWFEQAELQEFYDRCADRAMDMIVTTEKDAVRLEKPEEDPEVPIYFLRIEVEIYQGREAWERCVDRICGISEPRPRDEWMPSSSF is encoded by the coding sequence ATGAAATCCAGATCGGAAGAGTTTGAAGAGTGGGGGACGGAAGTCATCTTCGGCCGGGCCAAGGGGTTCCGCGCCTCCATGATGCGCATGGTCCTGCGCGGGGCCTCCTGGCTGTTCAGGCTGGTGGTGCTGGCGCGGCTGTACCTGTTCCACTCCAGCATCGCGAAGCAGGCCAGGCTGGGAACGCTGGTGGTCAGCGTGGGGAACATCACCGTGGGGGGCACCGGAAAGACTCCGGTGGTGGAACTGCTGGCCCGCACCCTCACCCAGCGCGGCCGCAAGGTAGCCATCCTGACCCGCGGCTACAAGAGCGCGGACCTGGACAAGCCCCAGGAGTGGAAGGACAAGGACGGCCGCCAGCCGGAAAACCTGCCCAAGATCGCCAGCGACGGGGAAACGCGCTACCTGGGCCCCCTGCATTCCGGAGACGAACCCTTCATGCTTGCCAAGAACCTGGACGGCGTGGCGGTTCTGGTGGACAAGAACCGCATCAAGTCCGGCATCTTCGCCATTGAACACCTGGGGTGCGACACCCTGCTGCTGGACGACGGCATGCAATACCTGAAACTGGCTCATGAACTGGACATCGTGCTGGTGGACTGCGGCGCGCCCTTCGGCACCGGGGCCATGCTCCCGCGCGGCACCCTGCGGGAGCCCAGGGGCAGCCTGGCGCGCGCCAGCTACATCGTTCTGACCAAATGCGGCGGCAAGCCCCAGGATGATCTGATCGCCGCCATCAGGAAGTACAATCCCGTGGCGGACATCATCGTGAGCGACCACGGCCCCCGGTACCTAGAAAACGTGTTCACGGGGGAACGGCTTCCCCTGGAGGCCCTCCAGGGGAAATGGGTGGCGTGCCTCAGCGGCATCGCGCGCCCGGAAAGCTTTGAAGATTCCCTGCGCTCCCTGGGCGCCCACGTGGAAATCTGCCGCAGGTTCCCGGACCACCACTGGTTTGAACAAGCGGAATTGCAGGAGTTCTACGACCGCTGCGCGGACCGGGCCATGGACATGATCGTGACCACGGAGAAGGACGCCGTGCGGCTGGAAAAACCGGAGGAAGACCCGGAGGTTCCCATTTACTTCCTGCGCATTGAGGTGGAGATCTACCAGGGCCGGGAGGCGTGGGAGCGCTGCGTGGACCGCATCTGCGGAATTTCAGAGCCGCGCCCGCGGGATGAATGGATGCCTTCCTCATCCTTTTGA
- a CDS encoding DUF4126 domain-containing protein: MNMEAVMGVLLGIGLGAACGFRIFVPLLVAAIAIRGGFLTVTPEFAWLGGTAALVTLSVATLLEIAAYYIPVIDHTLDVLGAPAAIVAGTILAAGFIGSMDPMLKWGLAAIAGGGAAGIIHGGMAAIRGAASAATGGLGNSVVTTAETASASIVAVLACVLPVAAVLLAAAAIYFLVRTGLVLKRKLRRSPGGPEGEI; this comes from the coding sequence ATGAATATGGAAGCCGTCATGGGCGTTTTGCTCGGCATCGGGCTGGGAGCGGCCTGCGGCTTCCGCATCTTTGTGCCTCTGCTGGTAGCCGCCATCGCCATCCGGGGAGGCTTCCTGACGGTGACGCCGGAATTCGCATGGCTGGGCGGCACGGCCGCGCTGGTCACCCTCTCCGTAGCCACGCTGCTGGAAATAGCGGCGTACTACATCCCGGTCATCGACCACACGCTGGACGTGCTGGGAGCTCCCGCCGCCATCGTTGCGGGAACCATCCTGGCCGCCGGCTTCATCGGCAGCATGGACCCCATGCTTAAATGGGGGCTGGCCGCCATTGCCGGAGGCGGAGCGGCAGGCATCATCCACGGAGGCATGGCCGCCATCCGGGGAGCGGCCTCCGCCGCTACGGGCGGACTGGGCAACTCCGTCGTCACCACGGCGGAAACGGCTTCCGCCTCTATCGTCGCCGTGCTGGCCTGCGTTCTTCCCGTCGCGGCCGTTCTGCTGGCCGCCGCGGCCATTTACTTCCTGGTCCGCACGGGGCTGGTGCTGAAAAGGAAACTGCGCCGTTCTCCAGGCGGTCCGGAGGGAGAAATCTAG
- a CDS encoding flotillin family protein, whose protein sequence is MDQIIPIAILVLFIILTASWLFSRYRMCPPDKILIVFGKVGTGQPAKCYHGGSTFVLPVLQSYSYLDLNPINIDVPLQGALSSQNIRVDVPSSFIVGISTLPEIMQNAAARLLGRSREEIRNLAAEIIMGQMRVVIASMTIEEINSDREKLIKGITEGVDVELHKVGLHLINANITDIQDASGYISALGKEAAARAINDATIKVAEETRRGEIGKAEAEKDQTVQVANARAIAIEGQNEAQIKIAESAAKLQVKQAEAKKLAEVAQKVQEAKTLEEAYEAEKEAEIKRAERERATQEANILVTARIEKSQREVQAQATAEVLKLEQEGKAQALLIQRRAEAEAIRQLAEGEAQATLLKKKAEGEGMEMVGRGEAAAIEAVLEGKARGFQQIVQAAGSSDAASSLLITEQLTKIVELQSGAIKGLKFDKVVVMGNGGDSSVGGFVQNLVKDTLPLHELGKSVGLELPSFLGKSTEEKKAPAAAAPAAATQAATTATTVKLN, encoded by the coding sequence ATGGACCAAATCATCCCTATCGCCATTCTGGTTCTCTTCATCATCCTGACGGCCTCCTGGCTGTTCAGCCGCTACCGCATGTGCCCGCCGGACAAAATCCTCATCGTCTTCGGCAAGGTGGGCACGGGCCAGCCCGCCAAATGCTACCACGGCGGTTCCACCTTCGTGCTTCCGGTCCTCCAGTCCTACAGCTACCTGGACCTGAACCCCATCAACATTGACGTGCCCCTCCAGGGCGCCCTCTCCTCCCAGAACATCCGCGTGGACGTCCCCTCCTCCTTCATCGTGGGCATCTCCACCCTGCCGGAAATCATGCAGAACGCCGCCGCGCGCCTGCTGGGCCGCTCCCGGGAGGAAATCCGCAACCTGGCTGCGGAAATCATCATGGGCCAGATGCGCGTGGTGATCGCCTCCATGACCATTGAGGAAATCAACTCCGACCGCGAAAAACTCATCAAGGGCATTACGGAAGGCGTGGACGTGGAGCTGCACAAGGTGGGCCTCCACCTCATTAACGCCAATATCACGGACATTCAGGACGCCTCCGGCTACATCAGCGCCCTGGGCAAGGAAGCAGCCGCGCGCGCCATCAATGACGCCACCATCAAGGTGGCGGAAGAAACGCGCCGCGGGGAAATCGGCAAGGCGGAAGCGGAAAAGGACCAGACCGTCCAGGTGGCGAACGCCCGCGCCATTGCCATTGAGGGCCAGAACGAAGCCCAGATCAAGATTGCGGAATCCGCCGCCAAGCTGCAGGTGAAGCAGGCGGAGGCCAAGAAGCTGGCGGAAGTGGCCCAGAAGGTGCAGGAAGCCAAGACCCTGGAAGAAGCCTACGAGGCGGAAAAGGAAGCGGAAATAAAGCGCGCCGAACGCGAACGCGCCACGCAGGAGGCCAACATCCTGGTGACGGCCCGCATTGAAAAGAGCCAGCGCGAAGTGCAGGCCCAGGCCACGGCGGAAGTGCTCAAGCTGGAACAGGAAGGCAAGGCGCAGGCCCTGCTCATCCAGCGCAGGGCGGAAGCGGAAGCCATCCGGCAACTGGCGGAAGGCGAAGCCCAGGCCACCCTTCTGAAGAAAAAGGCGGAAGGGGAAGGCATGGAAATGGTGGGCCGCGGTGAAGCCGCCGCCATTGAAGCCGTACTGGAAGGCAAGGCCCGCGGCTTCCAGCAGATCGTACAGGCGGCAGGCTCGTCCGACGCCGCTTCCAGCCTCCTGATTACCGAACAGCTCACCAAGATCGTGGAACTCCAGTCCGGCGCCATCAAGGGCCTGAAATTTGACAAGGTAGTCGTCATGGGCAACGGAGGGGATTCCTCCGTGGGCGGATTCGTGCAGAATCTGGTGAAAGACACCCTGCCTCTCCACGAGCTCGGCAAGAGCGTGGGGCTGGAACTGCCCTCCTTCCTGGGAAAATCCACGGAAGAGAAAAAGGCCCCTGCCGCAGCCGCTCCCGCAGCCGCCACCCAGGCGGCCACGACTGCAACCACCGTTAAACTGAACTGA